A section of the uncultured Desulfosarcina sp. genome encodes:
- a CDS encoding restriction endonuclease subunit S, whose product MMELKTFYDEFELMAEAPNGIQKLREMILQLAVQGKLVAQDPNDEPASVLLEKIKAEKERLIKKGLIKRVKSLPAVTEKELAYKAPSGWEWIRMGEVVELISGQHIKASNYNEVGEGISYLTGPSDFGPLHPIVSKWTEKPKTTAVKDDILLTVKGAGLGKNNIVDIEKVAISRQLMAIRCICINNRFIHLLIKSKYQYFQSIGLGIAIPGISRNNVLKMPFSLPPVNEQKRIVAKADELMALCDDLEARKQKAYQTCIKLNDSSINQLLTAPTPKKFNKHWNRIHRNFDLLYSKPENVTKLRQAILQLAVKGKLVPQNPNDEPASVLLKKIKIELEQLVAEGKIKKTKPLPPIDEANAPYTLPKGWVWARFPELGEFARGKSKHRPRNAPELYKGGTIPLVQTGDVARSNGIITTHTGLYNENGLAQSKLWKKGTMCITIAANIADSGILGMDACFPDSVVGFVVSKEIRNARYFEFFMRTAKANLLDFAPSTAQKNINLGILQNVFVPLPPAAEINRIVAKVDQLMVLCDDLEGKLAQGQSDSSRLVDAVVADLLAA is encoded by the coding sequence ATGATGGAGTTGAAAACCTTCTACGATGAGTTTGAGCTGATGGCAGAGGCACCCAATGGTATTCAGAAGCTACGGGAAATGATCCTACAACTGGCAGTTCAGGGGAAGTTGGTGGCGCAGGACCCGAATGACGAACCCGCATCGGTTTTACTTGAAAAAATTAAAGCTGAGAAGGAACGATTGATCAAAAAGGGACTAATAAAGAGGGTTAAGTCCCTACCCGCTGTTACGGAGAAAGAACTTGCATATAAAGCTCCTTCAGGATGGGAGTGGATTAGAATGGGTGAGGTCGTTGAGTTAATTTCTGGCCAGCATATTAAGGCATCTAACTACAATGAAGTTGGAGAAGGGATATCTTACCTAACTGGTCCCTCTGACTTTGGGCCACTTCACCCGATTGTAAGCAAATGGACAGAAAAACCGAAAACCACGGCTGTTAAGGATGATATACTGTTAACTGTAAAAGGCGCAGGCCTTGGAAAGAACAATATTGTTGATATCGAAAAAGTGGCAATAAGCAGACAATTGATGGCTATTCGATGTATATGCATCAACAACCGGTTCATTCATCTTCTCATCAAATCAAAGTATCAATATTTTCAAAGCATCGGCCTTGGAATTGCCATTCCAGGAATCAGCCGGAATAACGTATTAAAGATGCCATTTTCGTTGCCACCGGTGAACGAGCAAAAGCGTATCGTCGCCAAGGCGGACGAACTGATGGCCCTCTGCGATGACCTGGAAGCCCGAAAACAAAAGGCCTACCAGACATGTATCAAGCTCAACGATTCGTCCATCAACCAACTCCTGACGGCCCCTACACCCAAAAAATTCAACAAACACTGGAACCGTATCCACCGCAATTTTGATCTGCTTTACAGCAAACCGGAGAACGTCACTAAGCTCCGCCAAGCCATCCTGCAACTGGCTGTTAAGGGAAAGTTGGTGCCGCAGAACCCGAACGATGAGCCAGCATCGGTGTTACTTAAAAAAATTAAAATTGAGCTGGAACAGTTGGTCGCTGAAGGGAAAATTAAGAAGACCAAACCGTTACCTCCCATTGATGAAGCCAATGCGCCTTACACCCTGCCAAAAGGATGGGTGTGGGCTCGATTCCCTGAACTCGGAGAATTTGCAAGAGGAAAATCTAAGCACCGTCCAAGAAATGCGCCTGAGCTGTATAAAGGAGGAACTATACCTTTAGTTCAGACCGGAGATGTAGCGCGTTCAAATGGAATAATCACAACCCATACAGGACTTTACAACGAAAATGGGTTGGCTCAAAGCAAGCTATGGAAAAAGGGAACAATGTGCATCACCATAGCAGCAAATATCGCTGATAGCGGAATCCTCGGAATGGATGCTTGTTTTCCAGATAGTGTAGTTGGGTTCGTCGTTTCTAAAGAGATTCGTAATGCCAGATATTTTGAATTTTTCATGCGGACAGCTAAAGCGAACCTATTAGACTTCGCACCTTCAACTGCCCAAAAAAATATAAACTTGGGAATATTACAAAATGTATTTGTACCATTGCCACCTGCTGCCGAGATCAATCGAATAGTCGCCAAAGTTGACCAACTAATGGTCCTCTGCGACGACTTGGAAGGCAAGCTGGCACAGGGGCAATCGGATAGTAGCCGATTGGTTGACGCAGTAGTCGCTGATCTGCTGGCGGCATAA
- a CDS encoding TIR domain-containing protein — MITRFQGKEGKRRLVDALRRQQIICGDETVANAIADAGEITEYASGKTIIQNCGSDSDLYFLLAGSVDIIVNQRVVASRVSGQHIGEMALLDPSALRCADVVAKETVVACTVSEPIYTRIAEKAPILWRHIAIELADRLRQRNRLVIAPNSRPHLFIGSSVESLNVARAIQVGLEHDDVTIKVWTDGVFGASTFPIESLENEIRTADFGLLVLSPDDHVISRGTTQSAPRDNVVFELGMCIGALTRIRSFLVHPRGVDLRIPTDLLGLTPLTYAVGPDGDLDAAMGSVCELLRRVVSERSVK; from the coding sequence ATGATAACTCGTTTTCAGGGAAAAGAAGGCAAAAGGCGGCTGGTTGATGCCCTCCGCCGGCAGCAAATTATATGCGGAGACGAGACGGTCGCTAATGCTATTGCGGATGCCGGTGAGATCACGGAATATGCGAGTGGTAAGACGATCATTCAAAATTGTGGCTCCGATAGCGACCTCTACTTTTTGCTTGCGGGGTCAGTCGACATCATCGTTAATCAACGTGTCGTGGCATCTCGCGTTTCTGGACAACACATCGGTGAGATGGCTTTACTTGACCCATCAGCACTTCGATGTGCAGATGTTGTTGCGAAAGAGACGGTAGTGGCATGTACCGTTTCAGAGCCTATATATACCCGTATAGCGGAAAAGGCACCGATTCTCTGGCGACATATCGCAATTGAACTTGCTGATCGGTTACGACAACGAAATCGCCTTGTTATCGCGCCAAATTCTCGACCCCACCTTTTCATCGGTTCCTCAGTTGAATCACTGAATGTTGCACGGGCAATCCAAGTTGGTCTTGAGCATGACGATGTCACAATCAAAGTGTGGACGGATGGTGTTTTTGGAGCTTCGACTTTTCCGATTGAGTCTCTTGAAAACGAAATACGCACCGCTGATTTTGGGTTGCTTGTTCTTTCACCGGACGATCATGTCATAAGCCGAGGAACTACCCAATCTGCTCCAAGAGATAACGTGGTTTTTGAGTTAGGTATGTGTATTGGAGCGTTAACACGCATCCGATCGTTCCTTGTCCACCCACGAGGCGTTGACCTTCGAATTCCAACAGACTTGCTCGGTTTGACACCGCTGACATATGCAGTTGGTCCAGATGGAGATTTAGATGCTGCAATGGGGTCAGTATGTGAGTTGCTTCGCCGAGTAGTTTCTGAAAGGAGTGTAAAGTGA
- a CDS encoding adenylate/guanylate cyclase domain-containing protein gives MALLADIENDVQGTIDKLWNTRKGQKVPGSIDVALGGGAVQLDATFLYADLANSSMIAKRFDRRVAAKIMKAFLATTARLVRHHGGTIVSFDGDRILGVFIGDFKNSTAAKCGLQINYTVKEIIRPKFEKKYDTVKNAGFSIRHGVGIDTGTVLAVRAGARGDNDLIWIGRAPNLAAKLSDLRESPYHTFITATVYNMLNDSSKYSNGDNRNMWEGRSWTFLGEKITVYRSNWTWKL, from the coding sequence ATGGCGTTGCTGGCTGATATTGAAAACGACGTTCAGGGTACAATAGATAAGCTGTGGAACACTCGTAAGGGACAGAAGGTTCCTGGATCGATTGATGTGGCCCTCGGAGGCGGCGCGGTCCAGTTGGATGCGACGTTTCTCTATGCAGACTTAGCCAATTCATCCATGATTGCTAAAAGATTTGACAGGAGGGTCGCGGCCAAAATCATGAAGGCCTTCTTAGCGACCACTGCAAGGTTGGTCCGCCATCACGGGGGAACTATAGTCAGTTTTGATGGAGATCGCATCCTTGGTGTCTTTATTGGTGATTTCAAAAACTCGACTGCCGCGAAATGTGGTCTACAAATCAACTACACAGTTAAGGAAATCATTCGCCCTAAGTTCGAGAAAAAATATGATACCGTCAAAAATGCGGGGTTCTCGATTCGCCATGGTGTTGGGATTGATACGGGAACGGTTCTCGCTGTCCGAGCTGGTGCTCGCGGAGATAATGACCTAATCTGGATCGGTAGGGCTCCGAATCTCGCAGCCAAACTTAGTGATTTAAGGGAGTCCCCTTATCACACATTCATAACGGCAACTGTTTATAACATGCTGAATGACTCATCGAAGTACAGCAACGGCGACAATCGGAATATGTGGGAGGGACGCAGCTGGACATTCCTTGGAGAAAAGATAACAGTTTACAGATCAAATTGGACCTGGAAACTATGA
- a CDS encoding IS481 family transposase, which produces MLNGTKTVIKHKIGLLNLAEELGNVSKACRIMGLSRDTFYRYQNAVEQGGVDALVDQNRRKPNIKNRTDEITEAAVVAYAVEQPAFGQVRASNELRKRGVFISPSGVRCVWLRHQLARFKDRLKALEDKMAKENLILTESQVQALERKKQDDIAAGEVETAHPGYLGSQDTFYVGTLKGVGRIYQQTFIDTYAKVGFAKLYTTKTPITAADLLNDKVLPFYEKHELPLLRVLTDRGTEYCGKAETHDYQLYLAINDIEHTKTKARSPQTNGICERFHKTMLQEFYQVTFRKKIYRDIETLQFDLDLWLEQYNHERTHQGKMCCGRTPMETLEDGKRLWEEKKIA; this is translated from the coding sequence ATGCTGAATGGTACCAAAACCGTCATCAAACACAAGATCGGATTGTTGAACCTGGCCGAGGAACTGGGCAACGTATCCAAAGCCTGCCGGATCATGGGGCTTTCCCGTGACACCTTTTACCGCTATCAAAATGCCGTTGAACAAGGCGGCGTCGATGCCCTCGTCGATCAAAACCGCCGCAAACCCAATATTAAAAACCGCACAGACGAAATAACCGAGGCTGCTGTCGTAGCCTATGCCGTTGAACAACCGGCCTTTGGCCAAGTGCGTGCCAGCAACGAATTGCGTAAGCGGGGCGTGTTCATTTCCCCCAGTGGTGTCCGGTGTGTATGGCTGCGTCACCAATTGGCTCGCTTTAAAGACCGGCTCAAGGCCCTTGAGGACAAAATGGCCAAGGAGAATCTGATTCTTACCGAAAGCCAGGTCCAGGCATTAGAACGGAAAAAGCAAGACGACATCGCTGCTGGGGAGGTCGAGACGGCTCATCCAGGTTATCTGGGATCACAGGATACCTTTTATGTCGGAACCCTTAAGGGCGTGGGCAGGATCTATCAGCAAACCTTTATCGATACGTATGCCAAGGTCGGTTTTGCCAAACTCTATACCACCAAGACGCCGATCACTGCTGCCGATTTGCTCAATGATAAGGTGCTGCCCTTTTATGAAAAGCATGAGTTGCCGCTGCTTCGCGTCTTAACCGACAGGGGTACCGAGTATTGCGGCAAAGCTGAAACCCACGATTATCAATTGTATCTGGCTATTAACGACATCGAACACACCAAGACCAAGGCCAGATCGCCGCAAACCAACGGTATCTGCGAACGCTTCCACAAAACCATGCTACAGGAATTTTATCAGGTGACCTTCAGAAAGAAGATTTATCGGGATATCGAAACGCTTCAGTTTGATCTTGACCTGTGGCTTGAACAGTACAATCATGAGCGAACCCATCAGGGGAAAATGTGCTGCGGCAGAACCCCGATGGAAACCCTTGAAGATGGCAAACGACTCTGGGAAGAGAAAAAAATAGCCTGA
- a CDS encoding type II toxin-antitoxin system Phd/YefM family antitoxin, which produces MMLNKITTADARKKFSNIINRVAFGEESFVLTRRGEQMAALVSMKELKLLQEIEDQIDIDDAWESKNEPGEPIPWEELKKELKI; this is translated from the coding sequence ATGATGCTGAATAAAATAACGACGGCTGATGCCAGAAAAAAATTTTCCAATATAATCAACAGGGTGGCATTTGGAGAGGAGTCTTTTGTTCTGACTCGTCGCGGTGAACAAATGGCCGCCCTGGTTTCAATGAAAGAACTCAAACTGTTGCAGGAAATAGAGGACCAAATCGATATTGACGATGCTTGGGAATCTAAAAACGAACCCGGCGAACCGATCCCCTGGGAAGAGTTGAAAAAGGAACTTAAAATTTGA